TGAAGTTTCATATGATTTACAAATTAAAGAAATCCCTTTAATCAATTCAAATTCAAGTGAAGATGATATAAAATCTCATTATGAAAAATTCAAAATTGATTATAAACATGAAGATGGAAAAATCAAATCTTTAGAAGAAGCAAGAGAACAAATAATCAAAGATTTAGATGAGAAGTTTACAAAAACTGAAGCTTTAAAAATCTATTTAAAACTTAAAAAAGATGAAGAGAAATTTGAAATTAATCAAACTTTTACAGAATCAGCTCTTCCATACTCTTCTGAAAACAGTACAAAAATTCAAGAGTTAAAAGAAACAGAAATAGTAAAACCATTTTTTGAAAATAATAAATACTATATAGTTAAATTAGTTAAGAAAAATCCTTCTACAGTTTTAGCTTATGAAAATGCTTTATCTCAAGTTAAAATAGATTTTGAAAAAGTTTTAAAAACTAAAAAATTAGAAGAAACAGCAAATACATCACTAAAAGATTTTAAAGGTGAAGAGATTTCTGGAATTACTAGAGAATCAGTTACTAAAATTTCTGGTTTAGAACAACAAGAAGCTGCTAAATTTTTAAATCAATTATTTTCTGCTACAACTAAAGAGGGAATAATTAAATTAGACAATAAAGTTGTACTTTATAGAATAAATAATTCAAAAATGGGTGATTACAATAAAACTAAAGATGATGTTGTAAAAGAAACAATAATCCAACTTCAAGAAGAAGAATTAATGTTAAATCTATTAAAAAGATTAGAAAATACTTTTGCAATTCAATCTTCAATCCAAGAGAAGGAGTAATAATTGAATAATACTTTTTTAGCAATAGATATAGGTTCTTCAGCTGTAACTGCAGTTATTGCAAAACATGATTTAGATAATAATATAAATATTTTAGGTACGGGTATTCAAAAAAGTAATGGTATTAATAAAGGTCTTATTATTAATATTGAAGAGGCTTCAAAAGCAATAAAAGATGCAGTTTCAGTAGCAAAAAGAAGTACAACTGAAATGATTGACACAACTGTTGTTTCAATTTCAGGAAGTTATTCAAAAAGTATTAGAAGTTCTGGTTCAGTAAATGTTCCAAATGGTTTAATAACAGAAACAGAAATAAATCAAGTAATGCAAATGGCATTATATAATGCTACTATTGTTCCTGAATATGAAGTTGTTCATGTAGTACCAATCTTCTTTAAAGTTGATGATTCTGTTGAAGTTGATAATCCTTTAAATATGAATGGTAGTAGACTTGAAGTTTCAGTTTATATAGTAACAGCTAAAAGAACTGCTTTAACAAATATCAAATCTGCTTTAAAAATCTCTGGAATAGAAATCGTAAAATTTGTTTTAGATTCATACGCTTCTGCACTTGCAGTTTTAGATGAACAACAAAGAAAATTTGGAGCGATTGTAATAAATTTAGGTTCTACAACAACAGAATTTGTTTATTACAAAGGTAATTCAATAATTTTTAATGGATTTATTCCTGTTGGTTCAAATCATATTACAAATGACTTATCAGTTATGCTTCATACTCCTCCAACAGCAGCAGAAAAAATAAAACTTGAATATGGTTCATTAACTAGAAACTATTCTCCAAATAATGAATTAGGTGTAACAAAAGTTAAAATTCCTAGAATTGGTGATGAAGAGAGTATTTCTGAAGTTGCTCTTGATTATATTCAAACTATTATTCATGCACGTGTTGAAGAAGTTTTAGTTTTAGTAAAAAATAAACTTAAAAAAAGTGGTTTATTAGACAATACTGGTTCAGGAATTGTAATAACTGGTGGTATGAGTTATTTAGATGGAATCAAAAAATTAACTGAAAAGATTTTTGATGGTATTCCAATTAGCATATCAAATCCAAAAAATATTAAAAATGGATTTATGAGTTTTGATGAAGCTAATATGGCAACAATTGTTGGATTGTTATTTTACTCATTAGGAACAAATAGAAGTTATCAATTAGATTCAAGTAAGAAACTAATTAAACCTTTAAGAAAAGATAGAGTGGTTGAGCCAAAAATTTCAGTTACAAATACTATGGCTTCTGAAAAGCCTACAATGGAAATGAATATGAATAATAAAGAACATATTCAAATAAAAGATAACGGAGCAATTTTAACACCTTTAATCAAAGATAAGAAAAAAGGTGTTTCAAAGTTCTGGAGTAAAGTATCGGAGTGGTTTTAATGGAAAATTTATTTAGAGTTGATGATATAAAAGTGGATATGCCAAGTAAAGTTTTATCTGATAACGTAGCTAAAATTGCTGTTATTGGAGTTGGTGGTGGTGGTTGTAATATGATTAACCACATGATAAACGAGGGTTCTCATAAAATTGATTTAATTGCTGCAAATACTGATTTACAAGTACTTCATATTTCAAAAGCTCCAAAAAAGATTCAATTAGGACTAAAACTTACTAAAGGTTTAGGTGCAGGAATGAAACCAGAAATTGGTAGAGATTCTGCTGTTGAAAGTTATGAAGAGATAAAAGGTTCTTTAAAAGGTGCTGATATTGTTTTCATTGCTGCTGGTCTTGGTGGTGGAACTGGAACAGGTGCTGCTGCAATAATAGCAAAAGCTGCAAAAGAAATCGGTGCTTTAACTGTTTCAGTTGTTACAAAACCATTCACTTGGGAAGGTAAAAAAAGAGCAGGTTTAGCAAATCTTGGACTTGAAGAACTTAAAAAAGTAAGTGATTCAATCATTATTGTTCCAAATGATAGATTATTAGAGATTATTGATGAAAATGTTGGTATGAAAGATGCCTTTAAAATCATTGATAATATTTTATACCAAGCTGTAAATGGTATGTCTGAAGTGATTTTAAATCCAGGAAATTCAGATATTAATACAGACTTTGCTGACGTTAAAACTATTATGCAACATAAAGGTATGGCATTAATGGGAATAGGGCGAGCAAAAGGTGAAAATGCAGCTCAAAGAGCATTGGAAGATGCAATTGATTCTCCATTATTAGATAAAGTATCTTTAAATGGTGCAAAAGGTATTTTAATTCACTTTAATATCCACCCACAAGTTTCATTATTTGCAATTAATGATGTTATGGGAACAATCAATGAAAGAATGGATTCAAATGCTGAGATTATTTTTGGTACAACATCAGATAGCACTTTAGAAAAAGATGAAGTAAAAATTACTATTGTTGCAACTGGTTTTGAATCAAGAAATGAAGAGTTTGATGAACCACAAGAAGTGAGTGAAGAGCAAGAACAAAATAATAATGCCGTAATGGCAGATAGTGAGAACTATTTAGATATTCCACCTTTAATGAGAGATTATATTGTTCAATATCAATTGAACTAAGATTTTTGATTACAAAAAAAGGGTTTAAACTTTAAGTTTAAACCCTTTTTTTATCTCTGTTAAATCTGGAAATCAACAGGTTTATTCTCTTTTTCATCATTCCATTCAAAAATAAAACACATAGGTAGTTTTTCATATTTGTTTAAAATTTTAGCAGTTATTAAAGCAGAGATAAAAATAGAAATAATCGCTAAAGCTGAAGCAAAAGCAAGTGTTGAAAGCCCAGTTAAACCTTGTCCAACTGTACAACCTATTGCCATTATTCCACCAGTTCCCATTAAAGCTCCACCAATCATATTGTATTTTACTTTGTTGATATTTTTATTTGCAGTA
The genomic region above belongs to Arcobacter ellisii and contains:
- a CDS encoding peptidylprolyl isomerase, whose protein sequence is MITWMQRHKKWLVITIWISTIAFVGAGFVGWGSYEYGKQGGAVAVVGDREVSVEEYQQEYSNLYDQYSRMFGSMFNNELAEQLKLKDVAYRQVLQKNLIMAYGDSLGLDVTDEEVARELIKYQAFAKDGKFDKETYIKVLAQNKMTPKDFEASLKRNLLLQKVQTLFQVNPTSNEIENISKLLFLEDDITIKILSINDINVELKDDELKKYWEENKNSYMSEVSYDLQIKEIPLINSNSSEDDIKSHYEKFKIDYKHEDGKIKSLEEAREQIIKDLDEKFTKTEALKIYLKLKKDEEKFEINQTFTESALPYSSENSTKIQELKETEIVKPFFENNKYYIVKLVKKNPSTVLAYENALSQVKIDFEKVLKTKKLEETANTSLKDFKGEEISGITRESVTKISGLEQQEAAKFLNQLFSATTKEGIIKLDNKVVLYRINNSKMGDYNKTKDDVVKETIIQLQEEELMLNLLKRLENTFAIQSSIQEKE
- the ftsA gene encoding cell division protein FtsA, with protein sequence MNNTFLAIDIGSSAVTAVIAKHDLDNNINILGTGIQKSNGINKGLIINIEEASKAIKDAVSVAKRSTTEMIDTTVVSISGSYSKSIRSSGSVNVPNGLITETEINQVMQMALYNATIVPEYEVVHVVPIFFKVDDSVEVDNPLNMNGSRLEVSVYIVTAKRTALTNIKSALKISGIEIVKFVLDSYASALAVLDEQQRKFGAIVINLGSTTTEFVYYKGNSIIFNGFIPVGSNHITNDLSVMLHTPPTAAEKIKLEYGSLTRNYSPNNELGVTKVKIPRIGDEESISEVALDYIQTIIHARVEEVLVLVKNKLKKSGLLDNTGSGIVITGGMSYLDGIKKLTEKIFDGIPISISNPKNIKNGFMSFDEANMATIVGLLFYSLGTNRSYQLDSSKKLIKPLRKDRVVEPKISVTNTMASEKPTMEMNMNNKEHIQIKDNGAILTPLIKDKKKGVSKFWSKVSEWF
- the ftsZ gene encoding cell division protein FtsZ encodes the protein MENLFRVDDIKVDMPSKVLSDNVAKIAVIGVGGGGCNMINHMINEGSHKIDLIAANTDLQVLHISKAPKKIQLGLKLTKGLGAGMKPEIGRDSAVESYEEIKGSLKGADIVFIAAGLGGGTGTGAAAIIAKAAKEIGALTVSVVTKPFTWEGKKRAGLANLGLEELKKVSDSIIIVPNDRLLEIIDENVGMKDAFKIIDNILYQAVNGMSEVILNPGNSDINTDFADVKTIMQHKGMALMGIGRAKGENAAQRALEDAIDSPLLDKVSLNGAKGILIHFNIHPQVSLFAINDVMGTINERMDSNAEIIFGTTSDSTLEKDEVKITIVATGFESRNEEFDEPQEVSEEQEQNNNAVMADSENYLDIPPLMRDYIVQYQLN